The following proteins are encoded in a genomic region of Dialister hominis:
- the trxA gene encoding thioredoxin translates to MITEIHNQADFEREIVNHKGYSIIDFWATWCGPCRMMAPVMDHASELLGDKVNFTKVDTDEMQELAGKFNIMSIPTIILFKDGQEVHRMIGAVPQEAFLEELKKFLA, encoded by the coding sequence ATGATCACAGAAATTCACAACCAGGCAGATTTCGAAAGAGAAATTGTAAACCACAAAGGTTACAGCATTATTGACTTCTGGGCAACTTGGTGCGGCCCCTGCCGCATGATGGCCCCGGTCATGGACCATGCCTCCGAGCTGCTCGGAGATAAAGTCAACTTCACCAAAGTTGATACCGATGAAATGCAGGAACTCGCAGGAAAGTTCAACATCATGTCCATTCCGACCATCATCCTCTTCAAGGACGGCCAGGAAGTACACCGCATGATCGGCGCTGTACCGCAGGAAGCATTCCTCGAAGAACTGAAGAAGTTCCTCGCTTAA
- a CDS encoding carbon starvation CstA family protein, whose amino-acid sequence MNTLVLLAVCLAILLCGYIFYGRWLVKQWGVGEGNIPTPAHTMEDGID is encoded by the coding sequence TTGAATACGCTTGTACTGCTCGCGGTTTGTCTCGCTATTCTCCTCTGCGGCTATATTTTCTACGGCCGCTGGCTGGTGAAACAGTGGGGCGTGGGTGAGGGAAATATCCCGACACCTGCTCATACAATGGAAGACGGGATTGACTAG